The Desulfovibrio sp. genomic sequence CCTGCTTGCGGCTTCCGGGGCTGAGACGCCTCCGCGGGCCAGGCTGCTGGAGCGCGGAGTTCGGGTTTTTGATGAGGAGCTGGTGGCCATTCCTGGAGAAAAGGCCGTGCTCAAGATTGTTTCGCCGACCATCGTGCACAAGACCGAGGTCGGCGG encodes the following:
- a CDS encoding acetate--CoA ligase family protein; translated protein: MNSSALIDFSAITALFEHARAGSRNFLYEYEVYALLAASGAETPPRARLLERGVRVFDEELVAIPGEKAVLKIVSPTIVHKTEVGG